The Acinetobacter calcoaceticus sequence CGAACACGACCTGTAATTTTTAATACATATTCAGAACGTGCTTTATCTGCAGTTGCAAATGCTTCTGGAGTATCTGGGTCAATAACCACTTGAACGAGACCATCACGGTCACGCATATCAAGGAAAATAACACCGCCATGGTCACGGCGACGATGTACCCAACCGCATAGTGTAACGGTTTGGTCGATTTGGGCTTCAGTTAAAGAGCCACAGTAATGAGTTCGCATCATAATGAAGATTATCCAAACTATATTGGCTGAAAAGACGGATGCGTAAACCGCGCACCGTCAAAAAAAATAAGTTTTCGATTATGCCTTGTTGCATGGTTTGTCACAAGAAGTAGATCAAAAAACCGCAGAAATTAAGCGAAAAATGAGCAATTTGGCAGCAAGATTTCCAAATTATCCCAATCGTTGTTGTCTATCCAAAAATAGGAAAAGTAAGCAACCTAAACTAAATGTGCTGAGCCAACCTTGCATAAACTCATTAATAGAACGGCCAGTGAAATAGTAAGTGTCGGCGTGCCAAACCTCATGTGGAATGTAGCGGGCATAATCCCAAAAAGAAAATAAACCTAAGAGTGTAGATAGTATAAAAAGAGTCCACGCAAAAACTTTAATTTTTCTACTTACTTTCCAATGTTGTTTATAGCGTTGGTAATAGTGCAAACACATCCAAGCGAGAAAAGGCAAAGCAAGAGCAGAGGAGCCAAGTTGTAAAAGACGATGTAATGGATAAGGATGACCAAAAAGATGAACAGTCGTTGCTAATACATCTTTAAATGCAAAAGTTCGGAAGTCTGCATGCGTTAATCCATCCCAAATCAGATGAGTTGCAATGCCTAACGCTAGTGCAAGCAATGTTCCAATCACAAATATAGAAATACGTTTTAAAGAATTGAGCGCAAGATCATGTTGCACACCAAAAAAACGGTAAATCACTGGGCGATAAAGAAAATACCAAATTGCACAAAAGACGAGGCCTAACGTAAGGTTGGGATAAACCAGACCTTTCCATTGGTGAGTCAGCATGCTGGCATGAACTGTAAATAAGCGGTAAAGATCGGGTGTCATACTCCCAATTGCTAAAGCGGCAATTGGCAAAGTGTTTTGGCTAAGCTTGGATAGAGGCGGAGCTATAACGGCATGAGAGATTGTAAAAGGCATTAGAAATCAAAAATTACTCACATCATTCAAACAAACAGTCTAGCGAATCATCGGTTAATAAATGTTTTTTATTGCAAAAGAATTGAAATGTTATAATATAACAAAACAAGACGCGTAACGATTAGAGAATCACCTCATGTTGTTCTATAAAAATATTTTGACCTTATCCATTTTAGCTGTCATATCCGTTCCTTCGTTTGCAGCAGAAAATGAAAATGTTGAAAAGTTAGAAACTATTCGAATTAAGGCTCATCCACTTGAGCAAACTTCACAAGATTTTGCTGTCGCAGATACAGTCGTTGATCAAAAGCATTTATCGCAAGGTGCTGCCACCATTGGGGACGCACTCAGTAGCGAAGTGGGAATTTATGCTAATCAGTTTGGGGCTGGTTCGAGTCGTCCAGTCATTCGGGGACAAGATGGTCCACGTGTTAAGGTGCTTCAAAATTCATCAGAAAATATTGATGTCTCGACCTTGTCTCCTGACCACGCGGTAACTGTAGACCCTGTTCTTGCAAAACAAGTTGAAGTGATTCGAGGCCCATCTACTTTGCTATTTGGTGCTGGAACTGTCGGTGGTTTAGTCAATGTAATTGATAACAAGATCCCTACGCAAATGCCTGAAAACGGTTATGAAGGACAAGTTGGCTTACGTTACAACACTGGAAGTGATGAAAAACTAGCGAGCGCTGGTGTAACTGTCGGTTTGGGCAGCCAAGTGGCTTTACGCGTTGAGGGGCTAACACGTGATGCGAATAACTACATTGCACCAAACTATATTCATGAAGGTGAAAAAGAGCGTCGTGTAGACAATACTTTTGCTCAGGGTGATTCAGTTAACGTCGGGTTATCTTGGATTTATGACCGTGGTTATACAGGCATTTCTTATAGCAACCGTCGAGACCAATATGGTTTACCTGGGCATAGCCATGAATACGAAAGTTGTAGTGCTCATCTAACAGGAAGACCGCATTTAGATTGTGGCGATCATGACCATAATCATGAAGGCCATAGTGATGAAGAAGCTCACGACCATGGACATGAAGAAAATGAGCATGAACATGGCGGCCCATGGATTGACTTAAAATCCGAGCGTTATGATTTTAAAACTGAGTTAAATGATCCTTTTGCGGGCTTTCAAAAGTTACGTGCTCAGGCAAGTTATACTGACTATCAACATGATGAAATTGAAGAAGAGACAATTGCGACCCGATTCCAAAACAAGGGCTATGACGGACGTATTGAGTTAGTACATAACCCGATTGCTGATTGGGAAGGCGTCATTGGTGCACAGTTGGGCCAGCAAAAATTAGATTTAACTGGCGAAGAAGCCTTTATGGCTCCGACCACTACCAAAAAGTGGAGCGTATTTGCCTTAGAACATAAACAATGGAAAGACGTACATTTTGAGCTTTCTGCACGTGCAGATCAGCAAGAAATTGACGTAGATGATAACTCTAAACAAGATTTTGATGGTTCTGCATTTTCTTATGCTGGTGCTGCAAATTGGGAGTTTGCGCCAAACTATAAACTTTCTTTTGTCGCTTCACATCAAGAACGTTTACCTTTAGCTCAAGAGTTATATGCAAATGGTGGGCACTTTGCGACCAATACTTATGAGTTAGGAAACGATCAACTCAGTAAGGAAAAATCGAATAATGTTGAGTTAGGTTTGCATTATGACAATGACAAACTTGACTACCATTTTCATGTTTATCATAACTGGTTTGATGATTATATCTATGCGCAAACCCTTGACCGCTATAAAGACTTCCGTTTAGTTCAATACACCCAAGATAAAGCACGCTTCTATGGTGCAGAGGGTGAAATCGGTTATCAAATTACCCCAATGTACAAGATCAGTGCTTTTGGTGATTATGTACGCGGTAAAATTGATGCCGAAGGAAATGCACCACGCATTCCAGCAGGCCGTTTAGGGACTAAAGTCGATGCAGACTTCGGTGATGGTTTTAGCGGTTCTGCCGAGTATTATCATGTCTTTAACCAAGACAAAATCGCGGCATACGAGACTGAAACTGAAGGCTATAACATGCTCAATCTTGGTGTGGCATATTCTGGGCAATATGGTGTAAAAACAGATTATCGCGTCTATATGAAAGCGAATAACTTGTTAGACGACACGGTTTATCAACATGCATCGTTCTTATCAAATATTCCACAAGTTGGGCGCAATTTTACAGTAGGTGTTGATTTTAAATTTTAAGGCTTTAACACGAAACTAAACTTGAAAAATCAATCCAAAAGACCTAATTTGAAAGCATCAAGTTAGGTCTTTTTTATGCGTATTTTTCAGCGAATTCATCAAAAAATAAATTGGTCAGGGCGTCGTTATATGGCGGTATTACTTTGCGTTGTTGCTATTGCATATCTTGCATCGGCAATTTACCACACAGTAAAACCATTGCCACAAGGCATCAACTTTAGTGGCAAGCTTAGACATGCCGACGTTAAATTTTTAGCAGATAAAACCTATCTTGATGCAAAAGGCCAACAGCAGCTTGATCAGCATATCTTTAATGAAATCTTGAAAATGATTGATGAGGCGCAAACCACCATAGTCGTGGATATGTTCTTGTTTAATTCAGAAGTTGGTGATTCAAAAATAAAGCAAAGACCACTTATGCAAGAGTTAACCGATGCATTGGTAAGTAAAAAAAGACAAAATCGCCAAATTCAGATTGTAATGATTACTGACCCGATTAACTCGGTCTATGGGGGCTTAAAACCTGAAAATTACCGTCAGTTACGTCAAGCGGGTGTTGATGTAATTGAAACCAATTTAGGCCCATTACGTGCGTCTAACCCATTCTGGTCAGGTTTATGGTACATCTGCTGCCAGAATGTTGGAAATAATCCTGAAAAAGGTTGGTTACCCAATCCGTTCGGTGATGAAAAAATTACACTGCGTAGCTATTTAAACTTATTTAACTTTAAGGCAAATCATCGTAAAACCGTGGTCGTCGATACCGATGCGGGCTGGAAATCACTCGTAACTTCTGCAAACCCACACGATGGTAGTTCTAGACACTCAAATGTTGCGTTGGTTGTAACGGGAGCCATAGCAGCAGATGTTTTACAATCTGAAGCCGCAGTTGCACGAATGTCGGGAAGTAGTGCACCCTCGCTCATTTTAGGTGATTTTGAAAAAGACGTAACCAAACCTCAAGTCCAAGTCTTAACTGAAGGGGCAATTTATCAATCTGTATTGAAATTGATTAACTCGGCTAAGCCTAAAGAGCATCTTGATTTGAGTATGTTCTATTTATCTGAACGTAAGATTATTCAGGCTCTAAAAAGTGCTCAAGAAAGAAGTGTTATTGTCCGAGTTCTACTTGATCCAAATAAAGATGCTTTTGGCCGACAAAAGAATGGTATTCCAAACCGTCAGGTGGCTTCAGAGCTACATGCTGTGGGCATTCCAATCCGTTGGTGTGACACACATGGTGAGCAGAACCATAGCAAAATGATATTGAAATATAATGCTCAACAAGCTGAGTTGATTGTAGGATCGGCTAATTTTACAGCCCGTAATTTAAAAAATTATAACCTTGAAACTGACATGCTGGTCATTGGAAAAGTTCAAAATCAAGTCTTTAAAGATGCTCAAGATTACTTCAATACATCATGGTCAAACCTGCAAGGTAAACAGATGAGCTTGGACTATGCGAAGTATGCAGATGAGTCAAAAGTGAAATACTGGATTTATCGTTTTATGGAATGGTCAGGATTGTCGACTTTTTAATTCTATTTTTTATATAAACGGTAAGACTCTATATTCACGACGGAGTCTTACTTAGTTTCATCGTAAGCTTGAAGCTTATTCGTTGCCGTGATTTTGTACAAAATTGGCAAGATGATTGGCGACATGGATGTCGCCGTTTCACTGTGTGGCAGGGAAGCTACATCAGTGAAACAATGGTTTTTGTCACTTTTGACCTTTCAAAAGTGAGGCATTAGCCTATACAAAAGACATTAGAACATCACTGTAAGTAAAGGCTGTGCAATAAGAAGGATAAAACTAAATAATATGATTTTAAGGCGCTGGCGGAATCAATTGATCCAAAGTCTTATCATCTAACTTTTCTAATTCACTCAAATCAGTCTTAATTTTCCACTGTGACTCATCATCTACAGGATTTGGTAAACGTGCCTCAAGCCAGTCACAGACCACATCTGGAGAAAACTCCGGATGATTACATTGAATAATCCACGATAAAAAATCTTTTGCTTCACCGTTCATATAAGGCGGTGGAGAAACAGGAAAGAATAAGGTCGGTAGGCGTTCATTTGTTGATAGGTAGTTTAAAACATGCCCTAATTCTTGAACTGTTTGCCATGCAAGTGGGTGTTCTACATCAATACTGAACTTAAACCACCAAGCATGTTCGCCATCTGCTCCATGAGCCATGATACGGGCTTCTTGTACGGTTGGAACTTTGCAAAAAAATTGATGAAGACGTTCAAAACTGATTTCAGACACAGCAATTGACCTAGCTAGAAAAAAGCTAATGTTAGCATAGATACAGATTCTTCATATTTTCTTTATAGTCATTACAAACCTTAGCAATCTCATCTGTTTTATTCATGGTTTCTCCTTGACTGTCTTTTAATCTAGCTTCATATCAGGATAAAAAGGAAATGGGCCATGAAAAAGCCAATCGTTCTTGTACTTTCGACATTAATGTTGGGTATATCAGCTACCGCGATGGCCGATACAAATCATCGTTGGGATAATAATCATGGTAGAGACCATGACCGATATGAACATCGTGATCGCGATGACCGTCGCCATGATTACCGTAATGATCATCGAGCTCCACAGTGGTCAAATGCGGATCGTGGAAAGCACTATGGTCGTTATGTTGCATTCAAGCGTGGTGAACGTATTCCTACTCAATACCGCAATAACCGCTACTATGTTTCAGACTGGCGATCGCATCGCTTATATGAGCCACCACGTGGATATCATTGGGTTAAAACGCCTAACCAATATTTACTTGTAGACTCAAAACATCAAATTTATCGTGTTCGTTAATTTTGAAATAAAGAATATATAAATGGCCTCAATGTTGAGGCCATTTTTTTATGCTAATTCGTCATCTTGCGGTTGAGGGGGCTTTAAGGTTGTTGGTGTTTTTGCATGTTTTTCTTTCATCACAGAAGGATAATTCCAAGATGCAAAACGAACGACTAAGATCGAAAGCGCTAAAATAAGAATCGATCCTGTAATAATGACTTGGTCCATATCCGCTTTATGGTCGTGTTGAATATCTGAAATGAGTAGGCGGGTTAAAGCTGTAATCGCAACATAAATAAGGAAACGTACTGGCATATGATTGGTTTTAAAGTAAATGCCAACCATTGCCCCAAGTTCTAAATATATAAATAACAATAAAATATCATCAATTGAAGCATACTTTTTGATGGTCAAAATTTCAAAAACAGTATTAGCTGCGGACCAAGCTACCATACAGCCAATAATAAATAAGGCTAAATAGTGGAATGCTTCTACGGCATAGTGACCGAAACGGTCTAAAATCCGCTCGTATTTTTTAGGATCAGGCATAATGGGATCTTTTATTTGCTTCAGAATGATTAGAAATTAAAACAAATTCCATGCCAATGGAAATAGTTCGCTTAAAAAGTTTATCTTTATTTAATAAAAAGAAAAAAGTAGAGGAATAAGCTTTGTGTTCATTAATATGGTAAAAATAAATTAAATTTTACTAAGTATGAAAGGATAAAAAATGAAAGCGGTAAAGCTATATCGTTATGGAAATCCTGATGAACTTATTTATGAAGAAATAGAAAAACCACAAATAAAAAATGGGGAAGTTTTAGTAAAAGTTTCAAGAGCTGGAATCAACTTTTCAGATATTTATCAACGTAAAGGTGTAAATCCTTTGCCATCTTTACCTTATATTTTAGGACAAGAAGGGGCAGGTATTGTTGTTGAATCTTTAAGTTCAGAATTTAAAGTAGGCGATAGAGTTGCTTGGCTTGCTTCAAATGGGGCTTATGCTGAATATGTGAGTATTCCCGTAGATAAATTAATTCATATTCCAGAGGGTATTAGTGATGAGATTGCGGTTTCTAGTTTAATGCAGGGACTAACTGCCCATTATTTAGCTTATTCGACTTATAAGGTTAACTCTGAAACAGTTGCGTTGGTTCATGCAGGAGCGGGTGGCGTAGGTGCATTGCTCGTTCAATTATTAAAAAAACAGGGTGCAACCGTTATAACAACTGTATCTTCAAATGAAAAAGTAGTTCTAGCTCAATTTGCTGGAGCCGCCTTTGTAATTGATACGAGTAATCAAAATTTTGTGGAAGTTTGTAGAGAAGTTACGCAAGGCCAAGGTGTAGATGTCGTTTATGACTCTATTGGACTCGTGACTTATGAAGGAAGTCTTTCTGTTGTTAAGCCATTAGGGCTGTTGGTTTTGTTTGGTCAATCAAGTGGTAAAGTTCCACCTATTGATCCAATCGCTTTATCAAAACAAGGATCAATTTATTTAACGAGACCGACATTAGCTACCTATACTGCTACTAGAGAAGAACTACAAAAGAGAGCGCATGAGGTCTTTAAATTAATAGAAGAAAATATTTTAAAGGTAAATGTAAATAAGGTTTATGCCCTTGATCAGGCTTCGCTTGCCCACCAGGATTTAGAATCAAGAAAAACCACAGGAAAGTTACTTTTAGCGCCTTAG is a genomic window containing:
- the znuD gene encoding zinc piracy TonB-dependent receptor ZnuD, whose amino-acid sequence is MLFYKNILTLSILAVISVPSFAAENENVEKLETIRIKAHPLEQTSQDFAVADTVVDQKHLSQGAATIGDALSSEVGIYANQFGAGSSRPVIRGQDGPRVKVLQNSSENIDVSTLSPDHAVTVDPVLAKQVEVIRGPSTLLFGAGTVGGLVNVIDNKIPTQMPENGYEGQVGLRYNTGSDEKLASAGVTVGLGSQVALRVEGLTRDANNYIAPNYIHEGEKERRVDNTFAQGDSVNVGLSWIYDRGYTGISYSNRRDQYGLPGHSHEYESCSAHLTGRPHLDCGDHDHNHEGHSDEEAHDHGHEENEHEHGGPWIDLKSERYDFKTELNDPFAGFQKLRAQASYTDYQHDEIEEETIATRFQNKGYDGRIELVHNPIADWEGVIGAQLGQQKLDLTGEEAFMAPTTTKKWSVFALEHKQWKDVHFELSARADQQEIDVDDNSKQDFDGSAFSYAGAANWEFAPNYKLSFVASHQERLPLAQELYANGGHFATNTYELGNDQLSKEKSNNVELGLHYDNDKLDYHFHVYHNWFDDYIYAQTLDRYKDFRLVQYTQDKARFYGAEGEIGYQITPMYKISAFGDYVRGKIDAEGNAPRIPAGRLGTKVDADFGDGFSGSAEYYHVFNQDKIAAYETETEGYNMLNLGVAYSGQYGVKTDYRVYMKANNLLDDTVYQHASFLSNIPQVGRNFTVGVDFKF
- a CDS encoding phospholipase D family protein encodes the protein MRIFQRIHQKINWSGRRYMAVLLCVVAIAYLASAIYHTVKPLPQGINFSGKLRHADVKFLADKTYLDAKGQQQLDQHIFNEILKMIDEAQTTIVVDMFLFNSEVGDSKIKQRPLMQELTDALVSKKRQNRQIQIVMITDPINSVYGGLKPENYRQLRQAGVDVIETNLGPLRASNPFWSGLWYICCQNVGNNPEKGWLPNPFGDEKITLRSYLNLFNFKANHRKTVVVDTDAGWKSLVTSANPHDGSSRHSNVALVVTGAIAADVLQSEAAVARMSGSSAPSLILGDFEKDVTKPQVQVLTEGAIYQSVLKLINSAKPKEHLDLSMFYLSERKIIQALKSAQERSVIVRVLLDPNKDAFGRQKNGIPNRQVASELHAVGIPIRWCDTHGEQNHSKMILKYNAQQAELIVGSANFTARNLKNYNLETDMLVIGKVQNQVFKDAQDYFNTSWSNLQGKQMSLDYAKYADESKVKYWIYRFMEWSGLSTF
- a CDS encoding DUF4184 family protein, whose translation is MPFTISHAVIAPPLSKLSQNTLPIAALAIGSMTPDLYRLFTVHASMLTHQWKGLVYPNLTLGLVFCAIWYFLYRPVIYRFFGVQHDLALNSLKRISIFVIGTLLALALGIATHLIWDGLTHADFRTFAFKDVLATTVHLFGHPYPLHRLLQLGSSALALPFLAWMCLHYYQRYKQHWKVSRKIKVFAWTLFILSTLLGLFSFWDYARYIPHEVWHADTYYFTGRSINEFMQGWLSTFSLGCLLFLFLDRQQRLG
- a CDS encoding RcnB family protein — its product is MKKPIVLVLSTLMLGISATAMADTNHRWDNNHGRDHDRYEHRDRDDRRHDYRNDHRAPQWSNADRGKHYGRYVAFKRGERIPTQYRNNRYYVSDWRSHRLYEPPRGYHWVKTPNQYLLVDSKHQIYRVR
- a CDS encoding phosphate-starvation-inducible protein PsiE, which encodes MPDPKKYERILDRFGHYAVEAFHYLALFIIGCMVAWSAANTVFEILTIKKYASIDDILLLFIYLELGAMVGIYFKTNHMPVRFLIYVAITALTRLLISDIQHDHKADMDQVIITGSILILALSILVVRFASWNYPSVMKEKHAKTPTTLKPPQPQDDELA
- a CDS encoding quinone oxidoreductase family protein, which encodes MKAVKLYRYGNPDELIYEEIEKPQIKNGEVLVKVSRAGINFSDIYQRKGVNPLPSLPYILGQEGAGIVVESLSSEFKVGDRVAWLASNGAYAEYVSIPVDKLIHIPEGISDEIAVSSLMQGLTAHYLAYSTYKVNSETVALVHAGAGGVGALLVQLLKKQGATVITTVSSNEKVVLAQFAGAAFVIDTSNQNFVEVCREVTQGQGVDVVYDSIGLVTYEGSLSVVKPLGLLVLFGQSSGKVPPIDPIALSKQGSIYLTRPTLATYTATREELQKRAHEVFKLIEENILKVNVNKVYALDQASLAHQDLESRKTTGKLLLAP